In Sulfurovum xiamenensis, a genomic segment contains:
- the fabD gene encoding ACP S-malonyltransferase has protein sequence MSIKCAFLFPGQGSQAVGMGQDFFNNSDIAKKMVADASERTGIDFEHLLFEENDKLEKTEFTQPAILLVSAIAHKLFENEMPIKPVYALGHSLGEFSALVSVGAIDAIDAVELVNLRGKLMAEACAGQDVGMMVSLGLADEVVEEICEAQREAGLKVWPVNYNAEGQIVIAGIKSDLEVLAPLLKEAKAKRAMLLNMSVASHCPLLESATAPLSKKLTEVLKDEFIAPVVSNVTANTYNTKEEALDLLPKQLVSPVLYKQSIANFDDSVDCYVEFGHGGVLKGLNRKATTKPHFVVSDMASLETAIEEISKLG, from the coding sequence ATGTCAATCAAATGTGCATTTTTATTTCCGGGGCAAGGTTCACAAGCTGTAGGGATGGGTCAAGACTTTTTTAACAATTCTGATATTGCAAAAAAGATGGTGGCTGATGCCAGTGAAAGAACAGGTATCGATTTTGAACACCTTCTTTTTGAAGAGAATGATAAGCTTGAAAAAACAGAGTTTACTCAACCGGCTATTTTGCTTGTATCTGCTATCGCACACAAGCTTTTTGAAAATGAGATGCCGATCAAGCCTGTGTATGCATTGGGTCACTCTCTGGGTGAGTTCTCTGCACTGGTCTCTGTAGGTGCGATAGATGCGATAGATGCGGTAGAACTGGTGAATCTACGTGGTAAACTGATGGCTGAAGCCTGTGCCGGTCAGGATGTGGGGATGATGGTATCTCTTGGTCTTGCAGATGAAGTGGTTGAAGAGATCTGTGAAGCACAAAGAGAAGCGGGATTAAAAGTATGGCCTGTAAATTATAATGCTGAAGGGCAGATAGTGATCGCAGGGATTAAGTCTGACCTTGAAGTTTTAGCGCCTCTTTTGAAAGAAGCAAAAGCAAAAAGAGCGATGCTGCTTAATATGTCCGTGGCAAGTCACTGTCCTCTGTTAGAGTCTGCAACTGCTCCATTGTCTAAAAAACTTACAGAGGTGCTAAAAGATGAGTTTATTGCGCCAGTGGTATCAAATGTCACTGCAAACACATACAATACCAAAGAAGAAGCTTTGGATCTGCTCCCTAAACAGTTGGTCTCTCCTGTACTCTATAAGCAGTCTATCGCAAACTTTGATGATTCTGTGGACTGCTATGTTGAGTTTGGACATGGCGGTGTACTTAAAGGACTGAACCGTAAAGCAACAACAAAGCCTCACTTTGTTGTCTCAGATATGGCATCCTTGGAAACAGCGATCGAAGAGATCAGTAAATTAGGATAA
- a CDS encoding tetratricopeptide repeat protein, protein MRGILNRVAVQSVCMIFASTLLVHAEPSVYGFGTDEPTVNEQTTGSSNTSVASLQQQIAEQNERIDGLTTIIEGLSASIHELQQSRSEATSSMETNESSNTALLQKLAAMIDEINANYVSKEEFQNVLGHKSQAKSTTETLPTANGSTEGKTNAQLYSEAVRYFVKKRYDEAAKRFTITDTKGYKPAASNYYLGEIAYYTKKYEDAIFYFKKSAGIYDKASYIDTLLLHTAVSLEETGDKGQAKAFYENIIENYKGKKTAKIAKERLKKL, encoded by the coding sequence ATGAGAGGTATACTAAATAGGGTTGCAGTACAGAGTGTTTGTATGATTTTTGCAAGTACTCTTTTGGTACATGCCGAACCTTCTGTGTACGGGTTTGGAACGGATGAACCAACAGTAAATGAACAGACTACAGGAAGCAGTAATACCAGTGTAGCTTCCCTACAGCAACAAATTGCTGAGCAAAATGAAAGAATAGACGGACTGACTACGATCATAGAGGGATTGAGTGCTTCCATCCATGAGTTGCAGCAGTCCAGAAGCGAAGCCACCTCTTCTATGGAGACGAATGAATCATCCAACACCGCTTTGCTTCAAAAGTTAGCCGCTATGATCGATGAGATCAACGCGAACTATGTCAGTAAAGAAGAGTTTCAGAATGTTTTGGGTCATAAAAGTCAGGCAAAAAGTACCACAGAAACACTCCCTACAGCAAATGGATCCACTGAGGGTAAAACCAATGCACAACTCTACAGTGAAGCGGTACGGTATTTTGTAAAAAAACGCTATGATGAAGCAGCAAAAAGATTTACGATCACCGATACAAAAGGCTATAAGCCTGCAGCATCAAACTATTACCTGGGAGAAATAGCCTATTACACCAAGAAGTATGAAGATGCGATATTTTATTTTAAAAAGAGTGCAGGTATCTATGACAAGGCTTCCTATATAGATACACTGCTACTGCATACCGCTGTTTCACTTGAAGAGACTGGCGATAAAGGTCAGGCAAAAGCATTTTATGAGAATATTATAGAGAACTACAAGGGTAAGAAAACGGCAAAGATCGCTAAAGAAAGATTGAAAAAACTTTAG
- a CDS encoding nucleoside deaminase, which translates to MKTQEHEKFIRRCIELAQDSLDSGDNPFGSVVVKNNEIIAEARNSAMHDDITDHAEVIAMRRAKKALGTSDLSECTLYSNCEPCPMCSFMMREQHIKEVVFALRTPHMGGYSRWDILQDHGLARYTPVFTSPPNVIIGILEKEAAEQFEKAGWTIHRE; encoded by the coding sequence ATGAAGACCCAAGAGCATGAAAAATTTATTAGACGATGTATCGAGTTAGCACAGGACTCCCTAGACTCAGGAGACAATCCTTTTGGTTCTGTTGTTGTCAAAAATAATGAGATAATAGCCGAAGCACGTAACTCTGCCATGCATGACGACATCACTGACCATGCAGAAGTGATCGCTATGAGAAGAGCCAAAAAAGCGCTCGGGACTTCTGATCTCTCGGAGTGTACACTCTACTCAAACTGTGAACCTTGTCCGATGTGCTCGTTTATGATGCGTGAACAACATATCAAAGAGGTTGTTTTTGCTCTTCGAACACCGCACATGGGAGGATACTCAAGGTGGGATATTCTCCAGGACCATGGACTGGCAAGATATACACCGGTATTTACCTCTCCTCCAAACGTCATCATAGGAATACTTGAAAAAGAAGCAGCAGAACAATTTGAAAAAGCGGGATGGACAATACATAGAGAATGA
- a CDS encoding L,D-transpeptidase — protein sequence MHLIFKILFICMTLFTAGITSEEVEILPPIGTETMPIAKTVFKQISDENEKIVDLTGKDFIVVSVRERGSDGRFYAVDRDGTVWWSGPVTSGAPEFRSPSGIFTIFQKKRYHMSKDFPDESGVNNMDYMMKFTKRGHALHKGSVDWMSHGCIHIDPKDVPVIYHWTTYNTKVVITRHTYMPFAKEDLRKIYGKR from the coding sequence ATGCATTTGATATTTAAAATCCTCTTCATTTGTATGACTCTTTTTACTGCGGGCATCACAAGTGAAGAGGTTGAAATATTGCCACCCATAGGGACAGAGACGATGCCTATCGCTAAAACGGTCTTTAAACAGATCAGCGATGAGAATGAAAAGATCGTGGATCTTACAGGAAAAGATTTTATCGTTGTTTCTGTACGTGAACGTGGAAGTGATGGACGTTTTTATGCCGTGGACCGTGATGGTACTGTATGGTGGAGCGGTCCTGTGACTTCAGGTGCCCCTGAATTTAGAAGCCCCTCGGGTATTTTCACGATCTTTCAAAAAAAGCGTTATCATATGTCTAAGGATTTTCCTGACGAGAGCGGTGTAAATAATATGGATTATATGATGAAGTTTACCAAAAGAGGACATGCTTTGCATAAAGGAAGTGTGGACTGGATGTCCCATGGTTGTATACACATTGACCCGAAGGATGTGCCAGTGATCTATCATTGGACAACCTATAATACTAAAGTGGTTATCACCAGACATACCTATATGCCTTTTGCGAAAGAGGACTTGAGGAAAATTTACGGAAAAAGGTAA
- a CDS encoding RluA family pseudouridine synthase: MNQFTATASGRLDKILANQLDVSRNQIEKLIKDGLVSVNSKTITKTSFKVEEDDEIAYAFKEAEKREVAPVDFDVEVIYEDEYLLVVNKPAGLVVHPAPSVKEPTLVDWLIQKGISLSTISGEERYGIVHRIDKETTGALVVAKNNKVHEALSLQLQDKSMGRYYLALIDHPLKENTVVDKPIGRNPKNRLKMDVVPNGRNAKTAFVKLLTSQHNVELIAAKLFTGRTHQIRVHLNTLGRHILGDDLYGFKSKRDKISRVNLHAYLLYLVHPVSGERMEFVAPLFDDMKMYLSKNFDQGEVDEKIDPRTLGDLFNYL; the protein is encoded by the coding sequence ATGAATCAATTTACCGCTACAGCATCAGGCCGTCTAGACAAGATACTTGCCAACCAGTTGGACGTAAGCCGTAACCAGATCGAAAAACTTATCAAAGATGGACTGGTATCCGTCAACAGTAAGACCATCACAAAAACAAGCTTCAAGGTAGAAGAAGACGATGAGATAGCCTATGCATTCAAAGAGGCTGAGAAACGTGAGGTAGCACCTGTGGACTTTGATGTCGAGGTGATCTATGAAGATGAGTATCTTTTGGTGGTGAACAAACCTGCTGGCCTTGTGGTCCATCCTGCCCCTTCGGTGAAAGAGCCTACACTGGTAGATTGGCTGATCCAGAAAGGCATATCTCTTTCCACCATCAGCGGAGAAGAGCGTTATGGTATCGTACACCGTATCGATAAAGAGACTACGGGTGCACTCGTCGTGGCCAAGAACAACAAGGTGCATGAAGCACTGAGTTTACAGCTACAGGATAAGAGTATGGGACGTTACTATCTGGCATTGATAGACCATCCGCTCAAAGAGAATACAGTCGTAGACAAACCGATAGGACGTAATCCTAAGAACCGACTCAAAATGGATGTGGTCCCAAATGGCAGAAACGCTAAAACAGCCTTCGTAAAACTGCTGACAAGCCAACATAATGTTGAGCTCATTGCAGCAAAACTGTTTACAGGAAGAACCCATCAGATACGGGTCCATTTAAATACGCTCGGCCGCCATATTTTGGGCGATGATTTATATGGATTTAAGAGCAAAAGAGATAAAATTTCTAGAGTTAATTTGCATGCATATTTACTGTATCTTGTCCACCCTGTAAGCGGTGAAAGAATGGAGTTTGTCGCCCCACTTTTTGATGATATGAAAATGTATTTATCTAAAAATTTCGATCAAGGTGAAGTAGATGAAAAAATCGATCCTCGTACTCTGGGTGACCTCTTTAATTACCTTTAA
- a CDS encoding cell division protein FtsX, whose translation MKFIKNHLMFILPLMAILLGIEFYLVFERTTNTYEKGLKEGYFMLAVTKKPMQLSDFQALNDHISTAEKIKRESIVSEVAKGISQSSSKEILAALPYFYNLGLDSYLHTSGLEEIKKTLESDANIKQVETFGSSYQSNYRLFAFIKFILKIFIVFMAVVSLFLIIKQMEIWKYAHKERMQVMEIFGAPLMLRSGILFKVAFVDAIFSTILVSAIFFYTKFYWAAQSGIDIMVQNQEALFKVSDIGILLGSSIVIVVIAVYTVVFSSKGVQE comes from the coding sequence ATGAAGTTCATTAAAAACCATCTTATGTTTATTTTGCCGCTGATGGCAATTTTATTGGGTATTGAATTTTATCTGGTATTTGAACGTACAACAAACACGTATGAAAAAGGGCTTAAAGAGGGTTATTTTATGCTTGCTGTGACAAAAAAGCCTATGCAGCTTTCTGATTTTCAAGCACTGAACGACCACATCAGCACGGCTGAAAAGATCAAGCGTGAGAGTATCGTCTCCGAGGTCGCAAAAGGTATCAGTCAAAGCAGCAGTAAAGAAATATTGGCTGCACTCCCATATTTTTATAACCTTGGGTTAGATTCCTATCTTCATACTTCAGGATTGGAAGAGATCAAAAAAACTCTTGAATCGGATGCCAATATTAAACAAGTCGAGACATTCGGCAGTAGTTATCAGTCCAATTACAGACTTTTTGCATTTATTAAGTTTATACTCAAAATATTTATCGTTTTTATGGCCGTGGTGAGTCTCTTCCTTATTATCAAACAGATGGAGATATGGAAATATGCACACAAAGAGCGTATGCAGGTCATGGAGATATTCGGTGCACCATTGATGCTTAGATCAGGTATACTTTTCAAAGTTGCTTTTGTAGATGCGATATTTTCAACGATATTGGTCTCTGCGATCTTCTTTTATACCAAATTTTACTGGGCTGCCCAAAGCGGGATAGACATCATGGTGCAAAACCAGGAAGCACTTTTTAAGGTTAGCGATATCGGTATTTTGTTGGGCTCTTCGATTGTGATCGTTGTAATTGCTGTCTATACGGTTGTATTTAGCAGTAAGGGGGTACAGGAGTGA
- a CDS encoding FKBP-type peptidyl-prolyl cis-trans isomerase — protein sequence MTVTNENCVVGIEYEVKQAGTTEVVDSNKGGAPLEFIIGKGQIIPGLENALVGMSQGESGDIMVAAADAYGEVNPEAIQTLPIEQFEGVDLVEGMTLYGQGQDGQTVQVTVKSFDDKEVNVDFNHPLAGKDLMFSVTVLSAREATADEVTSGVVGGAPAAGGSCGSGCGCH from the coding sequence ATGACAGTAACAAATGAAAATTGTGTAGTCGGTATCGAATACGAAGTAAAACAAGCAGGTACAACAGAAGTTGTAGACAGCAACAAAGGTGGTGCACCACTAGAGTTTATCATTGGAAAAGGGCAGATCATTCCAGGTCTTGAGAACGCACTTGTAGGTATGTCTCAAGGTGAAAGCGGAGACATTATGGTTGCTGCTGCGGATGCATATGGTGAAGTAAACCCAGAAGCAATCCAAACACTTCCAATCGAGCAGTTCGAAGGGGTGGATCTTGTAGAGGGTATGACACTTTATGGTCAAGGTCAAGATGGTCAGACTGTACAAGTTACAGTAAAATCTTTTGATGATAAAGAAGTGAATGTAGACTTTAACCACCCATTGGCTGGTAAAGATCTTATGTTCTCAGTTACTGTTTTAAGTGCAAGAGAAGCAACTGCAGATGAAGTAACATCTGGCGTAGTTGGTGGTGCACCTGCAGCTGGCGGTAGCTGTGGTTCAGGATGTGGTTGTCACTAA
- the trmB gene encoding tRNA (guanosine(46)-N7)-methyltransferase TrmB, translated as MPHLKVTPFDTSIIEQQIKNSPMMTFCATALNRSDMLIGIEHAGEEFLLQLKPDDKAYLLKYDKVTRPLKVNILKEALESVSTTLNLDVLSSNIAISNTKSPLSSEHFKKIEDFENITYPKEKISVEVGFGSGRHLLHQAKKNPDTLFIGLEIHTPSAQQVLKQIELQKLDNIWVVNYDARLFLEMLPSNVCEQIFVHFPVPWDKKPHRRVISPSFLDESMRVLRKGGRLELRTDSDKYFWYALETFFSIPKVEVEVRKNEALEVTSKYEARWLRQEKDIYDVYVKCTQESAPKALNIDFNFNDVKYTSGIEECLPKKALVFDGYFIHFERVYKISEESLLIKCAFGSFDRPEHKYVLLEKESCRYFVSPPVKTTVNFQAHQKLAEQIMLVKGE; from the coding sequence ATGCCACACTTAAAAGTTACCCCCTTTGATACATCTATAATAGAACAGCAGATAAAAAATAGTCCTATGATGACCTTTTGCGCCACTGCACTGAACCGTAGCGATATGCTTATCGGTATTGAACATGCAGGAGAAGAGTTCTTACTTCAACTCAAACCCGATGACAAAGCCTACTTACTCAAATATGACAAAGTGACCAGACCTCTTAAAGTGAACATTCTCAAAGAGGCACTGGAGAGTGTTTCCACAACGTTGAACCTGGATGTGCTCTCTTCCAATATCGCTATATCCAATACCAAAAGTCCACTCTCTTCAGAACATTTTAAAAAGATAGAGGATTTTGAAAACATCACCTATCCCAAAGAGAAGATCTCCGTTGAGGTAGGTTTTGGAAGTGGACGGCATCTGCTTCATCAGGCGAAAAAAAATCCCGATACGCTTTTTATAGGGTTAGAGATCCATACACCTTCAGCACAACAGGTCCTCAAGCAGATAGAGCTGCAAAAGCTTGACAATATTTGGGTGGTGAACTACGATGCAAGACTCTTTTTGGAGATGCTGCCTTCGAATGTTTGTGAACAGATCTTTGTACATTTCCCTGTGCCTTGGGACAAGAAGCCTCACAGAAGGGTGATCAGTCCCAGTTTTTTAGATGAGTCAATGAGAGTATTAAGAAAAGGCGGGCGTTTAGAGCTTCGTACAGACAGTGACAAATACTTTTGGTATGCGTTGGAAACGTTCTTTTCTATCCCTAAAGTTGAAGTAGAGGTACGTAAAAATGAAGCATTGGAAGTGACAAGTAAGTATGAAGCAAGATGGCTGAGACAGGAAAAAGATATCTATGATGTCTATGTCAAATGCACGCAAGAATCAGCACCTAAAGCGTTGAATATAGATTTTAATTTTAATGATGTAAAATATACGTCAGGGATAGAAGAATGTTTACCGAAAAAAGCATTGGTATTTGATGGGTATTTCATACACTTTGAACGGGTGTACAAAATATCTGAAGAGAGTCTACTTATCAAGTGCGCTTTTGGAAGTTTTGACAGACCGGAACATAAATATGTTTTATTAGAAAAAGAGAGTTGCAGATATTTTGTCTCTCCGCCTGTGAAGACGACAGTCAACTTTCAAGCACATCAAAAACTAGCTGAGCAGATAATGCTCGTTAAAGGAGAGTAG
- a CDS encoding tRNA lysidine(34) synthetase, translating into MNDNQRRTASKSIPISKKLLKLAGKTNAEFRLIGEGDKVLVGLSGGKDSLALVHILKHMQRHAPFHFEFEACTVKYGMPDEHYAFLEAHCKEYGIKHTVFDTNIYEISNDTIRENSSFCSYFSRMRRGALYSFAEQGGFTKVALGHHFDDTVESFFMNMFYNGSMRALAPIYKTSRGFHLIRPLIQARETQLRAFAEENNLKVIGDEACPAMLKEVKMPYARAATKAWLAELEKENKDVFKMFKASFKHIHDDTFFDPERWNRDDIEETL; encoded by the coding sequence TTGAACGATAACCAAAGACGTACTGCCTCTAAAAGCATCCCTATAAGCAAAAAACTGCTCAAATTGGCAGGTAAGACGAATGCTGAGTTCAGACTAATAGGTGAGGGTGATAAAGTACTGGTCGGACTGAGCGGAGGTAAAGATTCCCTGGCGCTTGTACATATCTTGAAACACATGCAGCGACACGCACCTTTTCATTTTGAGTTTGAAGCGTGTACGGTGAAATATGGTATGCCTGATGAACATTATGCTTTTTTAGAAGCACATTGTAAAGAGTATGGTATCAAGCATACCGTTTTTGATACCAATATCTATGAAATTTCCAATGATACGATCAGGGAAAACTCTTCATTCTGTTCCTATTTCTCGCGTATGAGAAGAGGGGCACTTTACAGCTTTGCTGAACAGGGCGGTTTCACCAAGGTGGCACTGGGACATCACTTTGATGACACGGTAGAAAGTTTCTTTATGAACATGTTCTACAATGGAAGCATGAGAGCCTTGGCACCTATCTATAAAACAAGCAGAGGTTTTCACCTGATACGCCCGCTGATCCAAGCACGTGAGACACAACTGCGTGCCTTTGCCGAAGAGAATAACCTGAAGGTCATAGGAGATGAAGCCTGTCCTGCCATGTTAAAAGAGGTAAAGATGCCGTATGCAAGAGCTGCGACTAAAGCATGGTTGGCCGAGCTTGAGAAAGAGAATAAAGATGTCTTTAAAATGTTCAAGGCTTCCTTTAAACATATCCATGATGATACCTTCTTTGACCCTGAACGCTGGAACCGAGATGATATAGAGGAAACACTGTGA
- a CDS encoding murein hydrolase activator EnvC family protein — protein sequence MRSLILICFVAIGLLHSASTTVKIEKSKERLSAASAAQKKTSRQLDKIAKDIQVAEKDIVYLENKIGELEIEQKKSEEQYAVLKTELAKSEKELDSTSQALEEKHQKFVSLLSEQFSIVFAMEKAHEPTKESILSHEVYIAYKNHNTKMLAELKRDLEKLKKQKEDKVYLRNKTKNEIARIVKKREEFTQKKAAKEKLRKKLASDEEKYNVKLAKIVDKQDSLRSTLAKLNILRTQEVNEARKRAEAEKEAMRLEKQRQREIREAKALARINARKAQEALKQAKTEQERKRARLAASEARKAEQKTYKESEKVRQVNSSYQKSKTYAYRGGKTISPLPGAKLVKKFGTYVDPIYKIKIFNESITLKSPVANSKVKNILNGKVVFAGKSSMLGNVVVVSHSSKIHTVYAGLSKIAPTIHVGAKIQKGYVVGKVNEKLIFQATKDSKHINPLKLITI from the coding sequence GTGAGATCTTTAATTCTGATCTGCTTTGTCGCAATAGGATTGCTTCACAGTGCATCAACGACTGTAAAGATCGAAAAGTCCAAAGAGAGACTCTCTGCTGCATCGGCTGCCCAAAAAAAGACAAGCAGGCAGCTTGACAAAATTGCTAAGGATATACAGGTTGCAGAAAAGGACATCGTTTATCTTGAAAATAAAATAGGTGAACTTGAAATAGAGCAAAAAAAATCAGAAGAGCAGTATGCCGTATTAAAAACCGAATTGGCTAAATCTGAAAAAGAGTTAGATTCTACAAGTCAGGCATTGGAAGAGAAACATCAAAAGTTCGTCTCTTTGCTTTCTGAACAATTCTCTATTGTTTTTGCTATGGAAAAAGCACATGAACCTACGAAAGAATCTATACTTTCTCATGAAGTCTACATTGCCTATAAAAACCATAATACCAAAATGTTAGCGGAATTAAAAAGAGATCTGGAAAAGCTGAAAAAACAGAAAGAAGACAAAGTCTATCTGCGCAATAAAACAAAAAACGAGATTGCACGTATTGTGAAAAAAAGAGAGGAGTTTACGCAAAAAAAAGCAGCAAAAGAGAAGTTGCGTAAAAAGCTTGCTTCAGATGAAGAGAAATACAATGTAAAACTTGCAAAGATCGTGGATAAACAGGATTCCCTTCGGTCTACACTGGCCAAACTGAATATCTTACGTACACAAGAGGTTAATGAAGCACGTAAGAGGGCAGAAGCTGAAAAAGAAGCAATGCGTCTTGAAAAACAGAGACAAAGAGAGATACGTGAAGCAAAGGCATTGGCTCGTATCAATGCAAGAAAAGCCCAAGAGGCCTTAAAACAAGCAAAAACAGAGCAAGAGAGAAAAAGAGCACGTTTGGCTGCATCTGAAGCAAGAAAAGCAGAGCAAAAAACCTATAAAGAGAGTGAAAAAGTACGACAGGTAAACTCTTCGTATCAAAAGTCTAAAACCTATGCGTATAGAGGCGGGAAAACAATCTCTCCATTACCGGGAGCAAAGCTCGTCAAAAAGTTTGGTACCTATGTGGATCCTATTTACAAGATCAAGATCTTTAATGAGTCTATTACACTCAAATCACCTGTGGCAAACTCAAAAGTAAAAAATATTTTGAACGGGAAAGTGGTTTTTGCCGGGAAAAGCAGTATGTTGGGCAATGTGGTGGTCGTTTCTCATAGCAGCAAGATACATACAGTCTATGCAGGACTTTCTAAAATTGCGCCTACGATACATGTCGGGGCAAAGATACAAAAGGGATATGTGGTAGGAAAAGTGAATGAAAAACTCATTTTTCAGGCAACAAAAGACTCCAAGCATATTAACCCCTTGAAACTGATAACAATTT
- a CDS encoding 5'-methylthioadenosine/adenosylhomocysteine nucleosidase, whose protein sequence is MTSQKIAIMGAMPEEIEPIIDKLDNVGTTVYGNNKYYEGSYHGQEVVVAYSKIGKVFATLTATTLIEKFGCDMLLFSGVAGAISNELSIGDLIIADGLCQHDLDITAFGHPFGYVPEGEVCISTDVGLRNIAKDIAKSKGLTLKEGVIATGDQFVANEERKNWIGTTFKADALEMEGASVAVVCNALNVPFFILRAISDSADMDASFNFDEFLESSAKISADFILSMVDALER, encoded by the coding sequence ATGACTAGTCAAAAAATTGCCATCATGGGGGCCATGCCTGAAGAGATAGAACCTATTATAGATAAACTGGATAATGTAGGTACGACCGTTTATGGAAATAACAAATACTATGAAGGTTCTTACCATGGGCAAGAAGTTGTTGTAGCCTATTCTAAAATAGGTAAAGTTTTTGCTACATTAACTGCGACAACACTCATAGAAAAATTTGGATGCGATATGCTTCTTTTTTCAGGTGTGGCAGGAGCTATTTCCAATGAGCTTAGTATTGGAGATCTTATTATAGCAGATGGCTTGTGTCAGCATGATTTGGATATTACGGCTTTTGGTCATCCTTTTGGTTATGTACCTGAAGGAGAAGTGTGCATCTCTACAGATGTAGGTTTAAGAAATATTGCTAAAGATATAGCAAAGTCTAAAGGTTTGACCCTTAAAGAGGGTGTGATAGCAACCGGAGATCAGTTCGTAGCAAACGAAGAGCGTAAAAACTGGATAGGAACTACCTTTAAAGCAGATGCTTTAGAGATGGAAGGCGCAAGTGTTGCGGTGGTGTGTAATGCGTTAAATGTACCTTTCTTCATTCTACGTGCGATCTCGGACAGTGCCGATATGGATGCAAGTTTTAATTTTGATGAATTTTTGGAAAGCTCAGCAAAGATCTCTGCCGATTTTATTTTGAGTATGGTGGATGCCCTTGAACGATAA
- the rd gene encoding rubredoxin encodes MSKKYICTVCDYIYDPEIGDPDSGIAPGTAFEDIPEDWVCPDCNVGKSDFEVLTET; translated from the coding sequence ATGAGTAAAAAGTATATTTGTACCGTCTGTGATTACATTTATGACCCTGAGATCGGAGACCCGGACTCAGGGATAGCACCCGGAACTGCATTCGAAGATATCCCCGAAGATTGGGTCTGCCCGGATTGTAATGTGGGTAAAAGTGATTTTGAAGTGCTTACAGAGACATAG
- a CDS encoding cell division ATP-binding protein FtsE: MSNVIHASHLTLTYGKAGKEVIKDANFSIKKGEFVFITGPSGSGKSTLLKALYGKLRPSEGNLVVGGLDLAHVSQRKLQELRTHMGIIFQDYKLVNEWTVKKNVVLPLMIAGYDSEIQETQARRLLKHVKLPDHADKYPLELSGGEQQRVGVARALSKNPVVILADEPTGNLDDYSSNVIWDLMENACQQLDTTVLVVTHKIPTIFSLPYRHFIIESKGVYEVH, translated from the coding sequence ATGTCCAATGTGATTCACGCTTCACATCTTACCCTCACCTATGGAAAAGCAGGGAAAGAGGTCATTAAAGATGCCAACTTCAGCATTAAAAAAGGTGAATTTGTTTTTATCACCGGACCGAGTGGTTCAGGTAAATCTACACTGCTCAAAGCACTGTACGGAAAGCTAAGACCGAGTGAAGGCAACCTTGTTGTGGGTGGATTGGATCTGGCACATGTCAGTCAACGTAAACTGCAAGAACTCAGAACCCATATGGGTATTATTTTCCAGGATTATAAACTTGTGAATGAATGGACCGTGAAAAAAAATGTTGTTTTACCGTTAATGATAGCTGGATACGATAGTGAGATACAGGAGACTCAGGCACGAAGACTGCTTAAGCATGTAAAACTTCCTGATCATGCCGATAAGTATCCGTTAGAATTGAGTGGTGGAGAACAGCAGCGTGTGGGTGTGGCAAGAGCATTGTCTAAAAATCCGGTGGTGATATTGGCAGATGAACCTACGGGTAACCTTGATGATTATTCATCTAATGTGATCTGGGACCTCATGGAAAATGCCTGTCAACAGCTTGATACAACCGTTTTGGTCGTAACACACAAAATTCCAACGATCTTCTCTTTACCTTACAGACATTTTATTATAGAGAGTAAGGGTGTCTATGAAGTTCATTAA